In Zingiber officinale cultivar Zhangliang chromosome 3B, Zo_v1.1, whole genome shotgun sequence, a single window of DNA contains:
- the LOC122055096 gene encoding pentatricopeptide repeat-containing protein At1g66345, mitochondrial-like → MRSYCFIVHVLVRSGLLIDARALLELAVSKYTERVASKHASIVEVLLGTYEAVFPGHRVFDLLLQVYSKKRMVNEAFDACRYLGDHGLDANIISFNAMLHVSQRSDQNNLAWKIFEYMFVRRIYQNQTTTEVMIDVMLKEGVLPKLVSVLDRIRGSRCAPGIIVNTTLAFRIIEEDRAEEAITLLKRMLQRNMMFDDIAYSLIVASYCKLCKLDSALQSKDEMINRGCSLNSYVYTCLIGFYSEEERIEEAVQMMEEMVSIGLKPYDETYNHLIVGLSRNGWTNQCLRYSEKMLKGGFLPSLGTCNEMIKTLCIVGNIEEANKTLTSLLNMGLVPNQEIYLILIDVYGSTGDYHKIITLYYEMVHVGLEPNVWVYKSLVQNLCKCGKLSEAEKFIGILERKVLTPTNCMYNSLIIAYCNRGGIQRALIFYDEMIQKELVPCSDAFMLLAKKMLKAEQ, encoded by the coding sequence ATGCGATCTTATTGCTTCATTGTTCATGTCCTTGTTCGTTCTGGCCTTCTTATCGATGCGCGTGCTTTGCTGGAGTTGGCAGTCAGCAAGTATACAGAGAGAGTTGCATCCAAACATGCATCGATTGTGGAGGTGCTTCTCGGCACTTACGAAGCAGTTTTTCCGGGACATCGTGTTTTTGATCTTTTGCTGCAGGTGTATTCGAAGAAGAGAATGGTCAATGAAGCGTTTGATGCTTGCAGATACTTGGGAGATCATGGGCTGGACGCTAATATAATTAGCTTTAACGCAATGCTTCATGTTTCACAGAGATCTGATCAGAATAATTTAGCTTGGAAGATATTTGAATATATGTTTGTAAGAAGAATATACCAAAACCAAACAACGACTGAAGTTATGATTGATGTGATGCTCAAGGAAGGGGTTTTGCCAAAGTTAGTCAGTGTTTTGGATAGAATCCGTGGGAGTAGATGTGCCCCTGGCATTATTGTGAACACTACACTGGCTTTTAGGATCATTGAGGAGGATAGGGCTGAAGAAGCAATCACTCTTTTGAAGAGAATGCTGCAAAGAAACATGATGTTTGATGATATTGCATACTCTTTGATTGTAGCTAGCTATTGCAAGTTGTGCAAACTAGACTCAGCACTTCAATCCAAGGACGAAATGATCAACAGGGGATGCAGCttgaattcatatgtttacaCTTGTCTAATAGGATTTTATTCTGAGGAAGAAAGAATCGAAGAGGCTGTTCAAATGATGGAAGAGATGGTGTCAATAGGACTGAAACCATATGACGAGACATATAATCATCTGATAGTTGGTCTGTCGAGAAATGGGTGGACAAATCAGTGCTTGAGATATAGTGAAAAGATGCTTAAAGGTGGATTTTTGCCCAGTCTTGGCACTTGCAATGAGATGATAAAGACACTCTGCATAGTAGGAAATATCGAGGAAGCCAACAAAACTCTGACATCTTTGTTGAACATGGGGCTTGTCCCTAATCAGgaaatatacttgattctaatTGATGTCTATGGATCAACTGGAGATTATCATAAAATCATCACACTTTACTATGAGATGGTGCATGTGGGTCTTGAGCCCAATGTGTGGGTTTATAAGTCCTTGGTTCAAAACCTCTGCAAATGTGGAAAATTGAGTGAAGCTGAGAAATTTATTGGCATTTTGGAGAGGAAAGTTTTGACCCCTACTAACTGCATGTATAATTCATTGATCATAGCATATTGTAACAGAGGTGGTATACAGAGAGCACTTATTTTCTATGATGAGATGATTCAAAAGGAGTTGGTGCCATGTTCAGATGCTTTCATGCTTCTAGCAAAGAAAATGCTAAAAGCTGAACAGTGa